A region of Sulfitobacter faviae DNA encodes the following proteins:
- the regB gene encoding sensor histidine kinase RegB: MTQANIRPLDGRTRASWIRLRTMILLRWFAIAGQLTAVTVAQWALGLQLAFGLCYLTIGASVVGNLVAAFVFPQNKRLSERENLAMVLFDLLQLTALLALTGGLHNPFALLLLAPVTISATALSLRSTLVLGGTAIIAASVLALWHLPLVTQSGDVLRQPGIFVFGHWAALLIAIVFTSAYSRRVTTEVHSMADALSATQMVLAREQKLSDLSGVVAAAAHELGTPLATIKLASTELLGDLEDRPDLAEDAALIRDQADRCRDILRDMGRIGKDDLHMQRAQLTAVVKEAAEPHLERGKTVMFSDNPMARDPARAPTIPRKPEIIHGLRNLVQNAVDFAETTVWIETEWSAEDISVRIIDNGPGFPPQHLGRIGDPFLRRRGGASSETARPEYEGMGLGLFIAKTFLERSGARLRFANGSDSGWLRGLPPAGSGAVVEVVWPRRLLDLGPDDSVMGENQRLTA, encoded by the coding sequence ATGACGCAGGCAAATATCCGGCCCCTCGATGGGCGCACCCGCGCCAGTTGGATCCGCCTGCGCACGATGATCCTGCTGCGCTGGTTCGCCATCGCCGGACAGTTGACCGCCGTCACCGTGGCGCAATGGGCGCTTGGGCTGCAACTGGCCTTTGGCCTATGCTACCTGACGATCGGGGCCTCGGTGGTTGGCAATCTCGTGGCGGCCTTCGTCTTTCCGCAGAACAAACGCCTGTCGGAGCGCGAGAACCTCGCCATGGTGCTCTTCGACCTGCTGCAACTGACCGCGCTTTTGGCGCTGACCGGCGGGTTGCACAATCCCTTTGCGCTGCTGCTGCTGGCCCCGGTGACGATCTCGGCCACCGCGCTCAGCCTGCGCTCGACACTGGTTCTGGGCGGCACGGCGATTATCGCGGCCTCGGTGCTGGCGCTGTGGCATCTGCCGTTGGTGACGCAATCGGGCGATGTGCTGCGCCAGCCCGGCATCTTCGTCTTTGGGCATTGGGCGGCGCTGCTCATCGCCATCGTCTTTACCAGTGCCTATTCGCGGCGCGTCACGACCGAAGTCCACTCCATGGCCGACGCGCTCTCAGCCACGCAGATGGTGCTGGCGCGAGAGCAGAAACTCTCGGACCTCAGCGGCGTCGTCGCCGCCGCCGCGCATGAATTGGGGACGCCGCTTGCCACGATCAAACTGGCCAGCACCGAACTGCTGGGCGATCTGGAAGACCGCCCCGATCTGGCCGAAGACGCCGCGCTGATCCGCGATCAGGCCGACCGCTGCCGGGATATCCTGCGCGATATGGGCCGCATCGGGAAAGACGATCTGCACATGCAGCGCGCGCAGCTGACCGCCGTGGTGAAAGAGGCCGCCGAGCCGCATCTGGAGCGCGGCAAGACGGTTATGTTTTCCGACAATCCGATGGCCCGAGACCCGGCCCGCGCCCCGACAATCCCGCGCAAGCCCGAGATCATCCACGGGCTGCGCAATCTGGTGCAGAACGCCGTGGATTTTGCCGAAACCACGGTTTGGATCGAAACCGAATGGTCCGCAGAGGATATCTCGGTACGGATCATCGACAACGGGCCGGGCTTCCCGCCGCAGCATCTGGGCCGGATCGGCGATCCGTTTTTGCGCCGCCGAGGGGGTGCATCGAGCGAGACGGCGCGGCCCGAATACGAGGGCATGGGGCTGGGGCTGTTCATTGCCAAGACCTTCCTCGAACGCTCGGGCGCGCGGTTGCGCTTTGCCAATGGGTCCGACAGCGGTTGGCTGCGCGGGCTGCCCCCCGCTGGCAGCGGCGCTGTGGTCGAAGTCGTCTGGCCACGCCGCCTGTTGGACCTTGGCCCCGATGACAGCGTGATGGGCGAGAACCAGCGTCTGACGGCCTGA
- a CDS encoding PAS-domain containing protein, giving the protein MALPDVIIMLAAASVTALAALWWLGAAAGRPATAPPGIDDMSLLFEEGQLVHGSDNALTRFALAPGYHQWEDIRDALLSRFPEFPRTPRHGATGKLTLRAEDGDSPSELRITWRDALCWLHLPQTRAAEEITEETFQKLAALRRASETSPNPAWQTDAGGRIIWHNRAYGALKRKAQPDPDCGGAALFSTPSPDHPNRVCLRRSDGEKPDWYALTTTTEDNVQVYHATCINAVVAAEEAQRNFVQTLAKTFAHLSIGLAIFDRNGQLALFNPALVDLTDLPAPFLSARPTMVSFFDQLRESRRMPEPKNYKNWRHEIAEVIAAATDGRYQETWSLENGQTYSIRGRPHPDGATAFLIEDITAEVTLTRNFRAELEQSQSLLDTLEDGFAVFSASGVLTFCNAAYRARWKQDPDKSFAEITINDAIRVWQEMSAANPLWPDVVEFVMGRGDRAGWNMPIYPHQGAPLSCEVSAIASGATLIRFRPIPVGADRSEPTNVPSAGDRRQPSN; this is encoded by the coding sequence ATGGCATTGCCGGATGTCATCATCATGCTTGCCGCCGCCTCCGTCACCGCGCTGGCCGCTCTTTGGTGGCTCGGCGCGGCTGCGGGGCGACCTGCGACGGCACCCCCCGGCATCGACGACATGAGCCTGCTGTTCGAAGAGGGGCAGTTGGTTCATGGCTCCGACAACGCGCTGACCCGCTTTGCCCTCGCCCCCGGCTACCACCAGTGGGAGGATATTCGCGATGCGCTGCTGTCGCGATTTCCCGAATTCCCCCGCACGCCCCGGCATGGGGCCACCGGCAAGCTGACCCTCAGGGCAGAGGATGGCGACAGCCCGTCGGAGCTGCGCATCACATGGCGCGACGCGCTCTGTTGGCTGCACCTGCCCCAAACCCGCGCGGCCGAAGAGATCACGGAAGAGACGTTTCAGAAACTCGCCGCCCTGCGCCGGGCCAGCGAAACCAGCCCGAACCCCGCGTGGCAGACCGACGCAGGCGGGCGGATCATCTGGCACAACCGGGCCTACGGGGCCTTGAAACGCAAAGCTCAACCCGACCCGGACTGCGGCGGCGCCGCCCTGTTCAGCACCCCCTCGCCCGACCACCCTAACCGCGTCTGCCTGCGCCGTAGCGATGGAGAAAAGCCCGATTGGTACGCGCTCACCACCACGACCGAAGACAATGTGCAGGTCTATCACGCCACCTGCATCAATGCCGTGGTCGCCGCCGAAGAGGCGCAGCGCAACTTTGTCCAAACCCTCGCCAAAACCTTTGCGCATCTTTCTATCGGGCTCGCGATTTTTGACCGCAACGGGCAATTGGCCCTGTTCAACCCCGCGCTGGTGGACCTGACCGATCTGCCTGCCCCCTTTCTCAGCGCCCGGCCTACGATGGTCTCTTTCTTTGACCAATTGCGCGAAAGCCGCCGCATGCCGGAGCCGAAGAATTACAAGAATTGGCGTCACGAGATTGCCGAGGTTATCGCCGCCGCAACCGATGGCCGCTATCAAGAGACTTGGTCGCTGGAGAACGGCCAGACCTACAGCATCCGGGGCCGGCCCCACCCCGATGGCGCCACCGCTTTCCTGATCGAAGACATCACCGCCGAGGTGACCCTAACCCGCAATTTTCGGGCCGAACTTGAACAAAGCCAAAGCCTGCTCGACACGCTCGAAGATGGTTTCGCCGTCTTCTCTGCCTCCGGCGTGCTGACCTTTTGCAACGCCGCCTATCGCGCCCGATGGAAACAAGACCCGGACAAAAGCTTTGCCGAGATCACCATTAACGATGCGATCCGGGTCTGGCAGGAAATGTCGGCGGCCAATCCGCTCTGGCCCGATGTTGTGGAATTCGTCATGGGCAGGGGCGACCGCGCGGGCTGGAACATGCCTATCTACCCGCATCAGGGCGCGCCGCTTTCTTGCGAGGTCTCGGCCATCGCATCGGGTGCCACGCTCATACGCTTTCGTCCGATCCCCGTCGGCGCGGACCGTTCGGAGCCTACCAATGTCCCTTCGGCGGGCGACCGGCGGCAACCCTCCAACTAG
- the tsaE gene encoding tRNA (adenosine(37)-N6)-threonylcarbamoyltransferase complex ATPase subunit type 1 TsaE, translating into MSDDTLSLLLSGPDDTAGRARQLARRLSPGDVILLSGDVGVGKTHFARALITELLDHPEDIPSPTFTLVQTYDTASSAIWHADLYRLTSTHEIEELGLIDAFHDAICLVEWPDRLGPLAPADALEISLSPCTEEDSRRLTAEWSGGDWAEKLAAWRK; encoded by the coding sequence ATGTCCGACGATACCCTTTCCCTCCTGCTCAGCGGCCCCGATGACACCGCTGGGCGCGCCCGGCAACTGGCCCGCCGCCTGTCTCCCGGCGATGTCATCCTGCTCAGCGGCGATGTCGGCGTGGGCAAGACCCATTTCGCCCGCGCACTGATCACCGAATTGCTCGACCACCCCGAGGATATCCCCTCACCCACCTTCACCTTGGTGCAGACCTATGACACGGCAAGCAGCGCGATCTGGCACGCCGATCTCTACCGGCTGACCTCCACCCATGAGATTGAGGAGCTCGGGCTGATCGACGCCTTTCACGATGCGATCTGTCTGGTGGAATGGCCGGATCGGCTGGGCCCCCTCGCGCCCGCCGACGCGTTAGAGATCAGCCTGAGCCCCTGCACCGAAGAAGACAGCCGCAGGCTGACCGCAGAATGGTCCGGCGGCGATTGGGCCGAGAAGCTAGCCGCGTGGCGCAAATGA
- a CDS encoding aminoglycoside phosphotransferase family protein, with amino-acid sequence MTERAALIKGFLRTAGWAKASRKLLAGDASNRRYDRLRKANGARAILMDAPPERGEDVRPFRHVAAHLAGCGLSAPEIYHADNDNGLLLIEDLGDDLFARLMAADPARELPLYRAAADVLVKLHAAPLPELSICDADWLTDMASPAFDFYAPIGGQSASAAFARVFRPLAAALDDSPKVVILRDYHAENLLWLPEREGAARVGLLDFQDALLGHPAYDLVSILQDARRDVPRAVEAQIIDDYLAQTGQAEPPFRRAYALLGAQRNLRILGIFARLCLRDGKPHYVDLIPRVWQHLQHNLRHPALADVAEAIADVLPPPTPNFWSN; translated from the coding sequence ATGACCGAACGCGCCGCATTGATCAAAGGTTTTTTGCGAACCGCGGGCTGGGCCAAAGCCTCCCGCAAGCTGCTGGCAGGCGATGCCTCCAACCGGCGCTATGACCGGTTGCGCAAAGCGAATGGCGCGCGGGCCATCTTGATGGACGCCCCACCGGAACGCGGCGAAGACGTGCGACCCTTCCGTCATGTCGCGGCGCATCTGGCAGGCTGTGGCCTCAGCGCGCCCGAAATTTACCATGCGGACAATGACAACGGTCTGCTGCTGATCGAAGACCTTGGCGATGACCTCTTTGCGCGGCTCATGGCGGCGGATCCGGCTCGGGAACTCCCCCTCTACCGCGCGGCAGCTGACGTTTTGGTCAAACTGCACGCCGCCCCCCTGCCGGAACTGTCGATTTGCGATGCCGATTGGCTGACCGATATGGCCTCCCCCGCCTTCGACTTTTACGCGCCCATAGGCGGGCAGAGCGCAAGCGCTGCTTTCGCGCGGGTTTTCCGCCCCCTCGCCGCAGCGCTGGATGACAGCCCGAAGGTCGTGATCTTGCGCGATTATCACGCCGAGAACCTGCTTTGGCTGCCAGAGCGCGAAGGGGCGGCGCGGGTCGGTTTGCTGGATTTTCAAGACGCGCTGCTCGGCCACCCGGCCTATGATCTCGTCTCGATCCTGCAAGACGCCCGCCGCGATGTGCCCCGGGCGGTAGAGGCGCAGATCATCGACGATTATCTTGCCCAAACCGGACAGGCGGAACCCCCCTTCCGCCGCGCCTATGCACTGCTTGGCGCCCAGCGCAATCTGCGCATCTTGGGCATCTTTGCGCGCCTCTGTCTGCGCGACGGCAAACCGCATTACGTCGATCTGATCCCCCGCGTCTGGCAGCATCTGCAACATAACCTGCGCCATCCCGCGCTTGCCGATGTGGCGGAGGCAATCGCAGACGTGCTGCCCCCGCCGACCCCGAATTTCTGGAGCAACTGA
- a CDS encoding nucleotidyltransferase family protein, giving the protein MRDNPDAIMMFAAGFGTRMKHLTQNQPKPMVPVAGRPLIDHALDLARGISPARIVANLHYLPDQLEAHLKAQNVQTVIETPQILDTGGGLRNALPMLGTGPVFTMNSDAIWAGVNPLEMLHNAWDPARMDALLMTVPLENTLGHGGTGDFTRAADGRLQRGPGEVYGGVQIIKTDLLADIDAEAFSLNLLWDMMLARGTLFGLPYSGRWCDVGHPGGIPLAESLLAGADV; this is encoded by the coding sequence ATGCGCGACAATCCCGACGCCATCATGATGTTCGCGGCCGGGTTCGGCACGCGTATGAAACATCTCACCCAAAACCAACCCAAGCCCATGGTGCCGGTCGCGGGCCGCCCCTTGATTGACCATGCGCTCGATCTTGCCCGCGGGATATCCCCTGCGCGGATCGTGGCGAACCTGCACTACTTGCCCGACCAGTTAGAGGCACATCTGAAAGCGCAGAATGTGCAAACGGTGATCGAAACGCCCCAGATCCTCGACACCGGCGGCGGGCTGCGCAACGCGCTGCCGATGTTGGGGACTGGTCCGGTTTTCACCATGAACAGTGACGCGATCTGGGCCGGGGTGAACCCGCTCGAAATGCTCCACAACGCATGGGATCCGGCACGGATGGACGCGCTTTTGATGACCGTGCCGTTGGAAAACACCCTTGGCCATGGCGGCACGGGCGACTTTACCCGCGCCGCGGATGGCCGCCTGCAACGGGGGCCGGGCGAGGTCTATGGCGGGGTGCAGATCATCAAGACCGATCTGCTGGCCGATATCGACGCCGAGGCATTCTCGCTCAACCTGTTGTGGGACATGATGCTGGCACGCGGGACGCTGTTTGGCCTGCCCTATAGCGGGCGCTGGTGCGATGTGGGGCACCCGGGCGGCATCCCCCTTGCCGAAAGCCTTTTGGCAGGTGCCGATGTTTGA
- the addA gene encoding double-strand break repair helicase AddA, protein MMRDFNDATRAQIEAARPDASTWLTANAGSGKTRVLTDRVARLLLDDVEPQHILCLTYTKAAASEMQNRLFKRLGEWAMLKDQALRSALADLGVQGELTPEQLRNARTLFARAIETPGGLKIQTIHSFCAALLRRFPLEAQVSPQFTEIEDRAADLLRAEIVDEMAEGEDAPLVAEIARHYTGEDFASLTRSIVGQRDAFSTPRTWPEILALFAQPEDLTEDKIAASVFLGSEAAMMAEIIPHLLAKGGNDGKAGAALQEIDRYDLSALPQLENILLTGSGAKAPFTAKIGSFPTKPTQKVIAEQMPQLEQLMQRVEDAREARLALKAARKSYVLHRFAARFLERYADEKQKRGWLDFDDLILKARALLTDKAVAAWVLFRIDGGIDHILVDEAQDTSPRQWDVIERLTDEFYSGAGARNEVDRTLFVVGDKKQSIYSFQGADPEELDRKGTTFEQKIGEAGQFFQRRSLAYSFRSSSAILQAVDGVFDPAIQTGFTNDGHMAFKDRLPGRVDLWPFIEKAGPDEEGDWTDPVDRRSARHHTVQLAERIARRIKELTTEEHYLPDDSKGGLARRRIQPGDFLILVQRRSALFSEIIRACKAAELPIAGADRLKVRAELAVRDLAAILSFLATPDDDLSLATALKSPLFGWSEQELFTLAHHRKEDHLWQALRNQTEAHAATLAVLRDLRGQVDYLRPYDLIERILTRHDGRRKLLARLGPEAEDGINAMLSQALSYERGTVPSLTGFLQWMQTDDLEIKRQIDSASNQIRVMTVHGAKGLEAPIVILPDTGRRDVTIKDEIITVDGTPVWKAPADDMPQPMRARLDEMKEAALQERLRLFYVAMTRAEKWLIVAAAGELSKDESSWYQITAAALARLRAEPLGDDGTLRYQQGDWDALDIIETPKKTVTTPRLDPVFTRSAPSPKGEDKTLSPSDLGGAKALAGEAGLDMDTALSYGTLVHELLEHLPLMGTDAREIFLERLARTHPAEMIARAEDEAEAVLNTPALAPLFAETTLAEVPVTGSLGDQRLHGTIDRLVIAEGRILAVDFKTNRVVPGAADACPDGLLRQMGAYAHMLRQIYPDRRIETAILWTATPALMVLPNDIVTNALRALPYLDATAAHS, encoded by the coding sequence ATGATGCGCGATTTCAACGATGCCACCCGCGCCCAGATCGAAGCGGCGCGGCCCGATGCCTCCACCTGGCTGACCGCGAATGCGGGCTCGGGCAAGACCCGCGTGCTGACCGACCGCGTGGCGCGGCTGCTGCTCGACGACGTGGAGCCGCAGCATATCCTTTGCCTGACCTATACCAAGGCGGCGGCCTCGGAGATGCAGAACCGCCTGTTCAAACGCTTGGGCGAATGGGCGATGCTGAAAGATCAGGCACTGCGCAGCGCCTTGGCCGATCTTGGCGTTCAGGGCGAATTGACGCCCGAGCAACTGCGCAATGCCCGCACCCTTTTTGCCCGCGCGATCGAGACGCCCGGCGGGCTGAAAATTCAGACCATCCACTCTTTCTGCGCGGCCCTTCTGCGCCGCTTCCCGCTGGAGGCGCAGGTCAGCCCGCAATTCACCGAGATCGAAGACCGCGCCGCCGATCTGCTGCGGGCCGAGATCGTCGATGAGATGGCCGAAGGCGAAGACGCCCCGCTGGTCGCCGAGATCGCGCGGCACTACACGGGCGAAGATTTCGCCAGCCTCACCCGCAGCATCGTGGGCCAACGCGATGCCTTCAGCACCCCCCGCACTTGGCCCGAGATCCTAGCGCTTTTCGCCCAGCCTGAAGACCTCACCGAAGACAAGATCGCGGCCTCGGTCTTCCTTGGCAGCGAAGCGGCGATGATGGCCGAGATCATCCCCCATCTGCTGGCCAAAGGCGGCAATGACGGCAAGGCGGGCGCGGCGCTGCAAGAGATCGACCGCTATGATCTGTCCGCCCTGCCCCAGCTAGAAAACATCCTTCTGACCGGCAGCGGCGCCAAGGCGCCCTTTACCGCCAAGATCGGCAGTTTCCCGACCAAGCCGACGCAAAAGGTTATCGCCGAACAGATGCCGCAGCTTGAGCAGTTGATGCAGCGCGTCGAAGATGCCCGCGAAGCGCGGCTGGCGCTGAAGGCGGCGCGCAAATCCTATGTGCTGCACCGTTTCGCGGCCCGCTTTCTTGAACGCTACGCAGATGAGAAACAAAAACGCGGCTGGCTCGACTTTGACGATCTGATCCTCAAAGCCCGCGCCTTGCTGACCGACAAGGCCGTGGCCGCTTGGGTGCTGTTCCGCATCGACGGCGGCATCGACCATATCCTTGTCGACGAGGCGCAGGACACCTCGCCCCGGCAATGGGACGTGATCGAACGGCTGACAGATGAATTTTACTCCGGCGCCGGGGCGCGTAACGAGGTGGATCGCACGCTCTTCGTCGTGGGCGATAAGAAGCAATCGATCTACTCTTTTCAAGGCGCGGACCCCGAAGAGCTGGACCGCAAAGGCACGACATTCGAACAGAAGATCGGTGAGGCCGGCCAGTTTTTCCAGCGCCGCAGTCTTGCCTATTCCTTCCGCTCCTCTTCGGCGATTCTGCAAGCGGTCGATGGGGTTTTCGACCCCGCGATCCAGACCGGCTTTACCAATGACGGCCATATGGCCTTCAAGGATCGCCTGCCCGGCCGCGTCGATCTTTGGCCCTTCATCGAAAAGGCAGGCCCTGACGAGGAAGGCGATTGGACTGACCCCGTCGACCGACGCAGCGCGCGGCATCACACGGTGCAACTGGCCGAACGCATCGCGCGGCGCATCAAGGAGTTGACGACCGAGGAGCATTACCTCCCCGACGACAGCAAGGGCGGCTTGGCGCGGCGGCGCATTCAGCCGGGGGATTTTCTGATCCTCGTGCAGCGCCGCTCGGCACTCTTTTCCGAGATCATCCGCGCTTGCAAGGCGGCGGAACTGCCCATCGCAGGGGCCGACAGGCTCAAGGTTAGGGCCGAACTGGCGGTGCGCGATCTGGCGGCGATCCTGTCGTTCCTTGCAACGCCGGACGACGATTTATCGCTTGCCACCGCGCTGAAATCGCCACTTTTCGGCTGGTCGGAACAAGAGCTTTTCACCCTCGCCCATCACCGTAAGGAGGATCACCTCTGGCAAGCGCTGCGCAACCAGACCGAGGCCCACGCCGCCACCCTCGCCGTGCTGCGCGACCTGCGCGGGCAGGTCGATTACCTGCGCCCCTACGATCTGATCGAACGCATTCTCACCCGCCACGATGGGCGCCGCAAACTGCTCGCGCGGTTGGGGCCCGAGGCTGAGGATGGGATCAACGCGATGCTGAGCCAAGCACTGTCCTACGAGCGCGGCACGGTGCCCAGCCTGACCGGGTTCCTGCAATGGATGCAGACCGATGATCTGGAAATCAAACGCCAGATCGACAGCGCGTCGAACCAGATCCGGGTGATGACGGTGCATGGTGCCAAGGGTCTGGAAGCGCCGATTGTGATCCTGCCCGACACCGGGCGGCGCGATGTGACGATCAAGGATGAGATCATCACCGTTGACGGCACCCCCGTCTGGAAAGCCCCGGCGGATGACATGCCCCAGCCCATGCGCGCCCGGCTGGACGAGATGAAAGAGGCCGCGCTGCAAGAACGGCTTCGCCTGTTCTATGTCGCCATGACGCGGGCCGAGAAATGGCTGATCGTGGCCGCGGCGGGGGAATTGTCGAAAGATGAATCCTCTTGGTATCAGATCACCGCTGCCGCTTTGGCGCGGCTCCGCGCCGAGCCTTTGGGCGACGATGGCACGCTGCGCTATCAACAGGGCGATTGGGATGCGCTTGACATCATAGAGACGCCTAAGAAAACCGTCACAACGCCCAGGTTAGACCCTGTTTTCACCCGCTCCGCCCCCTCCCCCAAGGGAGAGGATAAGACCCTCTCGCCCTCAGATCTCGGCGGAGCCAAGGCGCTTGCCGGTGAGGCCGGGCTCGATATGGACACTGCGCTGAGCTATGGCACGCTGGTCCATGAGCTGCTGGAACATCTGCCGCTGATGGGGACGGATGCCCGGGAGATCTTTCTAGAGCGGTTGGCCCGCACACACCCCGCCGAGATGATCGCCCGCGCGGAAGATGAGGCGGAAGCGGTGCTGAACACCCCTGCCCTCGCCCCGCTGTTTGCCGAGACAACCCTCGCCGAAGTGCCCGTGACCGGCAGCCTCGGAGACCAGCGCCTGCATGGCACGATCGACCGTTTGGTGATCGCCGAGGGTCGCATTCTTGCCGTCGATTTCAAGACGAACCGCGTGGTCCCCGGCGCGGCTGACGCCTGCCCCGACGGGCTGCTGCGTCAGATGGGAGCCTACGCCCATATGCTGCGCCAGATCTACCCGGATCGGCGGATCGAGACGGCCATTCTATGGACTGCCACCCCCGCGCTTATGGTGTTACCCAACGATATCGTGACAAATGCCCTGCGCGCCCTGCCATATCTTGACGCCACTGCCGCGCATTCATAG
- the trxA gene encoding thioredoxin, whose translation MATVAVTDDTFDAEVKNSDIPVLVDFWAEWCGPCKQIGPSLEELSDEMNGRVKIVKVNVDENPNSPAQVGVRGIPALFIFKDGQVVSNLAGARPKAALQSWIEESI comes from the coding sequence ATGGCAACCGTCGCAGTCACCGACGACACTTTCGACGCCGAAGTCAAAAATTCGGACATTCCGGTTCTGGTCGATTTCTGGGCCGAATGGTGCGGCCCGTGCAAACAGATCGGCCCTTCGCTGGAAGAGCTGTCGGATGAAATGAACGGTCGCGTGAAGATCGTCAAAGTCAACGTCGACGAAAACCCGAACTCGCCCGCCCAAGTCGGCGTGCGCGGTATCCCGGCGCTGTTCATCTTCAAGGACGGGCAGGTCGTGTCCAACCTCGCCGGCGCGCGCCCCAAGGCGGCCCTGCAAAGCTGGATCGAAGAATCCATCTAA
- the hslV gene encoding ATP-dependent protease subunit HslV, with product MAQNDDFPGWHGTTIIGVKKGGEVVIAGDGQVSLGQTVIKGTARKVRKLSPGGYDVVAGFAGSTADAFSLLERLEAKLEATPGQLARASVELAKDWRTDKYLQKLEAMLIVTDGKDLLVITGAGDVLEPEHEVAAIGSGGNYALAAARGMMDSDRDAETIARDAMAIAADICVYTNGKLTVEKITA from the coding sequence ATGGCACAGAACGACGATTTCCCCGGTTGGCACGGGACCACGATCATTGGCGTCAAAAAAGGCGGCGAAGTGGTGATTGCCGGTGACGGACAGGTCAGCCTCGGCCAGACCGTGATCAAAGGCACCGCGCGCAAGGTGCGCAAGCTCAGCCCCGGCGGCTATGACGTGGTGGCGGGGTTTGCGGGCTCCACCGCGGATGCCTTTAGCCTGCTGGAACGGCTGGAGGCCAAACTGGAAGCGACACCGGGTCAATTGGCCCGTGCCAGTGTCGAATTGGCCAAGGACTGGCGCACCGATAAATACCTGCAAAAGCTCGAAGCGATGCTGATCGTGACCGACGGCAAAGACCTGCTGGTCATCACCGGTGCGGGCGATGTGCTGGAGCCGGAGCATGAGGTCGCGGCCATCGGATCGGGTGGGAACTATGCCCTCGCCGCCGCGCGCGGCATGATGGACAGCGACCGGGACGCCGAAACCATTGCCCGTGATGCCATGGCGATCGCCGCCGACATCTGCGTCTACACCAACGGCAAACTCACCGTGGAGAAAATCACCGCATGA
- the hslU gene encoding ATP-dependent protease ATPase subunit HslU translates to MTDLTPREIVSELDRYIIGQNDAKRAVAVALRNRWRRKQLSDDLRDEVYPKNILMIGPTGVGKTEISRRLAKLARAPFIKIEATKFTEVGYVGRDVEQIIRDLVDSSIAMTREFMREDVKAKAEQAAEDRVIDAIAGTDARDGTREMFRKKLRAGELDDTMIELEVADTSSPFPMMDIPGQQGMGMMNLGDIFGKAMGGRTTKKRMAVADSYDVLVGEEADKLLDDEAVNRAAIEAVEQNGIVFLDEIDKVCARSDARGGDVSREGVQRDLLPLIEGTVVSTKYGPVKTDHILFIASGAFHIAKPSDLLPELQGRLPIRVELRALTEDDFVRILTETDNALTRQYTALMGTEELTVTFTEEGIAALAKIAAEVNTSVENIGARRLYTVMERVFEEVSFDAPDRSGQEITVDADFVEKNLGELTRSTDLSRYVL, encoded by the coding sequence ATGACCGACCTGACCCCCCGCGAGATCGTATCCGAACTGGACCGCTATATCATCGGCCAGAACGACGCCAAACGCGCTGTAGCCGTGGCCCTGCGCAACCGCTGGCGCCGCAAACAATTAAGCGATGACCTGCGCGACGAAGTCTACCCGAAGAACATCCTGATGATCGGCCCCACCGGCGTCGGCAAGACCGAGATCAGCCGCCGCTTGGCGAAGCTCGCCCGCGCGCCCTTCATTAAAATTGAGGCGACGAAATTCACCGAAGTCGGCTATGTGGGCCGCGACGTGGAACAGATCATCCGCGATCTGGTAGACAGTTCCATCGCCATGACCCGCGAGTTCATGCGCGAGGACGTTAAAGCCAAGGCCGAACAGGCCGCCGAGGACCGTGTCATCGACGCCATCGCCGGCACCGATGCCCGCGACGGCACGCGCGAGATGTTCCGCAAGAAGCTCCGCGCAGGTGAGCTTGACGATACGATGATCGAGCTTGAGGTCGCCGATACCTCCAGCCCCTTCCCGATGATGGACATTCCCGGCCAGCAAGGTATGGGGATGATGAATCTCGGTGATATTTTCGGCAAAGCCATGGGCGGGCGCACCACCAAGAAACGCATGGCCGTGGCCGATAGCTATGACGTGCTGGTGGGCGAAGAGGCCGACAAGCTGCTCGACGACGAAGCCGTCAACCGCGCCGCCATTGAAGCGGTTGAGCAGAACGGCATCGTTTTCCTAGATGAGATCGACAAGGTCTGCGCCCGCTCCGACGCGCGCGGTGGCGATGTTTCCCGCGAGGGGGTGCAGCGCGACCTGCTGCCGCTGATCGAAGGCACCGTCGTTTCCACGAAATATGGCCCGGTGAAGACCGACCATATCCTCTTCATCGCATCGGGCGCGTTCCATATCGCCAAGCCTTCGGACCTTTTGCCCGAATTGCAGGGCCGTCTGCCGATCCGCGTCGAACTGCGGGCGCTGACCGAGGATGATTTCGTCCGCATCCTGACCGAAACCGACAATGCGCTGACGCGGCAGTACACCGCCCTAATGGGGACCGAGGAACTGACCGTCACCTTCACCGAAGAGGGGATCGCGGCACTGGCCAAGATTGCGGCAGAGGTCAACACCTCGGTCGAGAACATCGGTGCGCGGCGGCTTTATACGGTGATGGAACGGGTCTTCGAAGAAGTCTCCTTCGACGCGCCTGATCGCTCGGGGCAAGAGATCACCGTCGATGCTGATTTCGTCGAAAAGAACCTTGGCGAATTGACCCGCTCCACCGATCTCAGCCGCTACGTTCTTTAG